TCACGTATTTGGCCGCGAAAGCGGGGTACAGGACCGGCGCGTCCGGACTGCTGTACCTCGCGGCCGGATTCGGCGTCGTCACGCTCGGCTCGCTACTGGCCGGCATCGCCGATCAGTTGATCGCCGATCCGTCGGTGGCGCTGGTCGTCGAGAGCGCGTTGACCTTCGTCGGCTTCGGGATCATCGCGTACTCGCTGTACGTCACGAGAAGTAGTGGGACCGACCGCATCTGAGACGCGTCGATCAGTGTGCGGTGTCGCCACCCAGTGGCGGCGAGGCGACTGTCACATGGCTTGCGTCGGCCCGATCGTCACTCGACGACGATCGCGCCCTTCATCCCCAGCGACTTGTGGGGCGTACAGTAGTAGAGGTAAGTACCGCTCGATTCGAAGGTGTGTTGGTACTCGACGCCCTCGGTGTTGACCGATCCACCGGAGTCCAGCGGACCGTCACCCTCGGACTTCACGTTGTGGGCCCCGCCATTGCCAGTCCACTCGAACTCGACTGTCGTCCCGGAGGAGATCTGGACTGCTGCGGGATCGTACCCGAACGCGCCGCCGTTTGCCTCCGAACCGACCGTGACGGTGACGGTGTCCTGTCCGGTCATGTCGGCGACCGTCCCGTCGAAGTTCGACGTTTCGCCGAGGTACTCGGCGACCTCGTCGCTGGCCTCCATCGACGAACCGCCGCTCTCGGTCGCGCTCTCGGTCATCTCCGCTTCTGTAGCGCTTTCGGTCATCTCGTCGTCCGTCGCGCTCTCGGTGGCGTCGCCGCCGTCTCCACTACAGCCAGCGAGGAGACCTGCTGCGGCGATTGCACCGGTACTCTGAAGAAGCGTTCGTCGGTTCAGGGAGTCACTCATAGACACAGCGGAGTTGGGGAAGGAGACGGATAAGGTGGCCGAACACGGGGAATCCCGCCGGATGGGGTTCGATGACACGCGACAGCGAAACGCGGCTGGTCGGGGAATCTACCGGCGTCGAAGCGGCGACGACCAACGTTCGTTGGGGTGGAGTTCATGGTTCGTGTGAGCGAAGAGCGGGACATGCGACAGAGTGGTTCGCAATGACCGTGCTGGTGCTTGGCGACCAGCTGTCCCGGCGATTCGGTCCACTCGCCGACCGGCCGGACGACCGCGTGGTGATGATCGAGTCCAGGGGCTTCCTCCGTCGGCTGCCCTACCACCCGCACAAGCCGACGCTCGTGTTCAGTGCGATGCGTCACTTCCGGGACGCGTTGCGCGAGGCGGGCCGGACCGTCGACTACCACCGAGAGGAGACGTTCGAAGACGGGTTCGAGAGCCATTTCGAGCGACATCCCGACGACGATCTCGTGACGATGACCCCGGCGAGTCACGGCGGCACCGAGCGGCTGCGGACGCTGATCGAGCGACACGGCGGGACGCTCACGACAGTACCGGACGATCGGTTCCTCTGTGCGCCAGCGACCTTCGACGAGTGGACGGACGACCCGCCGTACCGTCACGAGTCGTTCTACCGATCGATGCGCTGGGAAACCGGCTACCTGATGGACGGCGACGATCCGGTCGGCGGCGAATGGAACTACGACGAGCAGAACCGCGAGACGCCGCCCGACGACTGGGAGCCCCCGGCGGTGCCGACGTTCGAGCCCGACGAGACGACGCGTCGGGTCCAGTCGTGGGTTCGCGACCACTTCGACGGTGGCTACGAGCAAGCGCCCGACGGCGGTGACTGGGCCGACCCGGAGCCGTTCCGGTGGCCGGTGACGCGACAGCAGGCAGTTCGGGCGCTGGACGCGTTCGTCGAGGATCGCCTCACCGACTTCGGGGCGTATCAGGACGCGATGGTCGAGAGCGAGTGGGCGATGGCCCACAGCCTGTTGTCGACTTCGCTGAACCTCGGACTGCTGGGGCCTGCGGAGGTCGTCGAGCGCGCGATCGAGGCCTACGAGACCGGTGACGCACCGCTGCACAGCGTCGAGGGGTTCGTCCGGCAGGTGATCGGGTGGCGAGAGTTCGTCCGACACGTCTACCGTCGGGAGATGCCCGAGCTGGCGACGGCGAACCAGCTCGACGCGTCCGAGGACCTCCCGGAGTTCTTCTGGACGGGCGAGACGGACATGGCCTGTCTGGACGCGGCCATCGACGGCGTTCGCAAGCGGGGCTACGCACACCACATCGAGCGGCTCATGCTGCTGTCGAACTTCTCGTTGCTGCTCGGTGTCGAGCCGGCACAGCTCAACCGCTGGTTCCACGCAGCCTACGTCGACGCCTTCCACTGGGTCACGACGCCCAACGTCGTCGAGATGGGGCTGTACGGCTCGGGTGCGTTCGCCACGAAGCCCTACGCCGCCTCGGCGAACTACGTCGACAGGATGAGCGACCACTGCAGCGACTGTCCGTACTACAAGACGAAGACGACCGGGGAGCGAGCGTGTCCGTTCAACGCGCTGTACTGGGACTTTCTGGACCGCAACGAGTCACAGCTCCGGTCGAACCACCGGATGGGGCTCGTCTACAGCCACCTCGACGACAAGGACGACGATCAGCTGACGGCGATCCGGGAGCGAGCGGACGAACTGCGGACGCGAGCCGCCGACAGCGAGCTGTGAGCGCTACTCCTCGCCGCTCTGACGGCGGCGAATCTCCTGGCGGGTGAACTGCGGGGACGCGCCCAGGCCGGGACCGCGCCGGCCCCGAAACGACCAGACGAGCGCGAGGGCGAACACCCCCGTCAGCCCGCCCACGGCGACGAGCGCTTGCAGCGACCCCATCGCGTAGAGTCCGGCGATCGCGAGGAGGCCGACGCTGACACAGAGCCCGTAGACGAGCCGCCGAGCCATCCTGCGGAAGGCACCGCGGTCGTCCTCGATCACCGTCGACAGCGC
Above is a genomic segment from Halomicrobium sp. LC1Hm containing:
- a CDS encoding halocyanin domain-containing protein, with amino-acid sequence MSDSLNRRTLLQSTGAIAAAGLLAGCSGDGGDATESATDDEMTESATEAEMTESATESGGSSMEASDEVAEYLGETSNFDGTVADMTGQDTVTVTVGSEANGGAFGYDPAAVQISSGTTVEFEWTGNGGAHNVKSEGDGPLDSGGSVNTEGVEYQHTFESSGTYLYYCTPHKSLGMKGAIVVE
- a CDS encoding cryptochrome/photolyase family protein → MTVLVLGDQLSRRFGPLADRPDDRVVMIESRGFLRRLPYHPHKPTLVFSAMRHFRDALREAGRTVDYHREETFEDGFESHFERHPDDDLVTMTPASHGGTERLRTLIERHGGTLTTVPDDRFLCAPATFDEWTDDPPYRHESFYRSMRWETGYLMDGDDPVGGEWNYDEQNRETPPDDWEPPAVPTFEPDETTRRVQSWVRDHFDGGYEQAPDGGDWADPEPFRWPVTRQQAVRALDAFVEDRLTDFGAYQDAMVESEWAMAHSLLSTSLNLGLLGPAEVVERAIEAYETGDAPLHSVEGFVRQVIGWREFVRHVYRREMPELATANQLDASEDLPEFFWTGETDMACLDAAIDGVRKRGYAHHIERLMLLSNFSLLLGVEPAQLNRWFHAAYVDAFHWVTTPNVVEMGLYGSGAFATKPYAASANYVDRMSDHCSDCPYYKTKTTGERACPFNALYWDFLDRNESQLRSNHRMGLVYSHLDDKDDDQLTAIRERADELRTRAADSEL